The stretch of DNA TTCGTTGGAATGCACGCGAATCGTCCGGGGCAGGCCGGCGACCTCGTCGCGGCCGCGCACGTCCATCGCCTCATCCTCTTCGAGCGGCATGGCCGAGCCAATGGCGATCTTGACCTCTTCAGCCGTCCGCTCGCCAATCCGCAGGTTGTACTTGCGCTTGATGAAATTGGCGATAGCTTCGTCGAACTTGTTGCCCCCAACGCGGATCGAGTTCGCGACGACGATGCCGTTGAGCGAGATGACGGCGACCTCGGTCGTCCCACCGCCGATGTCGATCACCAGGTTGCCGCTCGGATCAGCGACCGGCACACGCGCGCCGATGGCTGCAGCCAGCGGCTCGGAAATGAGGTAGGCGCGGCGTGCTCCTGCGGCCAGCGCTGCGTCGCGGACGGCCCGGCGCTCGACGCCGGTGACGCCAGCCGGCACGCAGATCATCACATCCGGGCGCGTCAGCGAGAACCGTCCGACGGCCTTGTTGATGAAATAGCGCAACATCTCCTGGGTGACGACGTAATCGGCGATGACGCCGTCGCGCATCGGGCGAACGACCTCGATCGTCTCACGCGGTTCACGGCCAAGCATGTTGCGCGCCTCAAGGCCGACTGCCTTCACCTTTCCGTCGCGCGCCGAAATCGCCACCACCGACGGTTCGTTGATGACAATGCCTCGACCGCGCAGAAAGACCAGGACATTGGCAGTGCCGAGGTCGATTCCCAGCTGCTTCGCCAAGAGAGCTCCCAGAGTTTGATGACGCGTGTTGCGACATACGCATGTACGGACACCCCGCCTCGGGCGTCCGTACATGTCGATTCTATCATATGGTTGCGTGATTCTTTACCTGCGTACGTACGCAAGCGAACGATGGTGCGTCAGGAGCTTGGCGCTGTTTACGAGCGCTCTCGCCAGACCGCGACGAGCCAGATGACGCCGAACGCCAGCGAAACAGCACCGCCGACGTAGCCCCAGCTCCCGGCCTGATCCGGGATGCTAATCGCGGCAACGCCCACATACAGATAGATCAATCCGACGATGACACCGAGCGACTGCCACCCACCACGCTTTGACGAGACCAGCAGGCCGCCGATCACGAGCGTGATCGACATGATGATTTCCGCGCCCCAGCGGGTTGGATCGGCAGCGCCCTCAAAGGCCGGGGAGTCGTACGCGTGCGTCAGCGCACGGACGACAGCCGGTGACATCGCCACGGCG from Thermomicrobiales bacterium encodes:
- a CDS encoding rod shape-determining protein, with protein sequence MGALLAKQLGIDLGTANVLVFLRGRGIVINEPSVVAISARDGKVKAVGLEARNMLGREPRETIEVVRPMRDGVIADYVVTQEMLRYFINKAVGRFSLTRPDVMICVPAGVTGVERRAVRDAALAAGARRAYLISEPLAAAIGARVPVADPSGNLVIDIGGGTTEVAVISLNGIVVANSIRVGGNKFDEAIANFIKRKYNLRIGERTAEEVKIAIGSAMPLEEDEAMDVRGRDEVAGLPRTIRVHSNEVVEAITEPLESIIGAVRDVLERTPPELSSDIIDKGMILTGGGALLRHLNDLLTEVTGVPCYVADDPLSAVAVGTGLALEYFDILRDSLEEP